The DNA segment tatttaacttAGCCTGCCTCTCCCATCATGACTTTTCGAACCAACCAACTCGGATCTGCCCTCGCAAGTCTCTATGCATTTTGGGAACAGAGCATGCAAAATCGAGCAATGGATCTTAGAAGAATTCAACTTTGAACGGCACGACTCTTTCTATTTTTGCGCTGGCATTTGAGTTGTCTCCCCTCCTCTTTCAATCGACACACTCGACTAGATAGCTCCGGTGGCCCGGCTTTTGCCTCTATCAGGCGGCGACAGCCCCTACCCTCCCCTAGCACGCTTCCCCAAGAACCCATTTTTCAGGATTCGGCAGGCCCGTAAAAAAAATGGGGATACTTCCCAAAAAAACCAAGGGAGGCGGCAGcccccacctccacagccacagcatGGAGGAGCAGCTCCTTAATCCGCACTACAACCAATCCAAATTTTCTCCAGATCGATATATGATGATGCTAAACCGAGACCAAGATAGAGAGAGAGGGCTGCCCCTTTGTTGGCTCTTCGAGGCAAAAGCACTCATAGGAATGGTGCTAATTCCCATGTTCCTTCTAGTCTCGTTTGGTTTCGAGAGCCTCCCCCTCCCCGTCCTTACTCGTCTTTTGAAAGCCGTCATCCTGGATTTTTTTTCGTATGCCGGGTAAAGTTCCTCACCTTTCCATATCTATATAAATTATTCCATTTTTCCTCGGGTCTCTCTATAAAACAGAATGAAAAGCCCGGGTGGAAGCACAAACAAAAAGAGAGAGGAAAAGTCAAAAGGGGGGAAGAAGTCTAGTGCTAGTTCTTACTGAAACTTCTTTATCTAACTTTCATTTTTGAGTGGTTTCTTTGTTCTCTTATTTGGAGAAAGACAAAACTTCcctttcttcctcttctttcttttttctttcttcgaCGAATTTCGGTTATGACCAATGCCCCACTAGCTGAATAGGCGTAAGAAAGCTACCTGAAAAAAGGCAAGGGTCCGAAGGAGACGAATTGCCTTTTGCCAGAGAGATTTTTTTAGAAATTGGATAAAGAATTCAAAAATAGAAAGAATCTAAATAAAGGGCCGAAGGGAAGGGGGCCCACTACTTCTTCATTCAGGGGGGAGACTAGCCTCATTACTTCCCACTGGGCGAGAGGTGGACCTAAGCCACCTACCCACTCATCAATCACGGTCTTCAGCTGACTTGCACTGATAGACCCCTATTGTATTGGAATTAGGCGCCCATCTTTTTACTGTTGTCAACTAATCTCTTCAATCTTCGATTCTACTCTATGTTAGAACATTTCTGTGAATGCTATTCTGATCTAAGTGGTCCTATTCTATGTCCCGTGCTAGGAAGCATTACTCCTCTTTTCATTCCAAATTCAAGAATACGACCGATACGATTGATTGGTCTGTGTGCCTCTCTTATTACTTTTTTGTATTCCCCTGTTCTTCGGATACAATTCGATCCTTCTACGGCCAAATCTCAATTTGTGGAAAGCCTTCGATGGCTTCCTTATGAGAACATAAATTTTTATTTGGGTATAGACGGTATCTCTTTATTCTTCGTGATATTGACCACATTTCTGATCCCTATTTGCATTTCAGTGGGTTGGTCTGGTATGAGAAGTTATGGGAAAGAGTATATTACAGCATCTCTAATTCGTGAATTTCTAATGATCGCCGTGTTCCGCATGCTGGATCCTCTACTATTCTATGTTCTTCCCGAAAGCGTGCTAATCCCTATGTTGTGCGGAGCTGAGCATCTTCTATTCGCTGGGATAAAGCTTTTCCTCTGCAGGGGCCTTGTGCAGTAAACCCCCTACGGGCGGTCGTCCGTCGTCGTAAAGTAGTCGCCGCGAAGCTTTCGGGAAGAGGGGTAGTCTTGTGTGTAAGCATAGCATTTCTGGTCGAACCCGCCCAACCCAACAAAGAAGAACCGAACCTGACAGACACATCTTTTTCCTTTTGGGAGGGTACTCCGAGTAGTGGGTACCTCGTAGGACCTCGACCCGCCTACTCGGGTCTTGTATGGATATGCAGGAAGGGGTGCTCCTAGGTAGGTGTAGGGGTTGTGTTTGTTCGCGAGAATGGATTCCTCGTCAAGTCAGTTTGGG comes from the Hevea brasiliensis isolate MT/VB/25A 57/8 chromosome 5, ASM3005281v1, whole genome shotgun sequence genome and includes:
- the LOC131180002 gene encoding NADH-ubiquinone oxidoreductase chain 4-like, translated to MLEHFCECYSDLSGPILCPVLGSITPLFIPNSRIRPIRLIGLCASLITFLYSPVLRIQFDPSTAKSQFVESLRWLPYENINFYLGIDGISLFFVILTTFLIPICISVGWSGMRSYGKEYITASLIREFLMIAVFRMLDPLLFYVLPESVLIPMLCGAEHLLFAGIKLFLCRGLVQ